Within Candidatus Obscuribacterales bacterium, the genomic segment TTTGGCTTGTTGGATGGAAAAACCGCTGCCGGACTCGTTCGCCACTCGGAGCTATATACCATTCTTGGCGTTATTGATAGTTTGCGATCTGGCGGTGATGCAGGAGAAGTCTTGGGTGGAGCCTGCAATGGCATTCCTATTTTTGCCAACCTAGATGAAGCATTGAGTCAATTTCCCTCCGTGCCGGATTGCTACATCTATGGAAAAGCTCCTCTAGAAGCTTACATACCACCCCATGAGCGGCAGAGTATCTTAGATGCCATGGAAAAGGGCATGACGATCATTAATGGTCTTCATCAGTTCTTTTCAGACGATGCTGAATTTGTGCATGCGGCTGCCCAGTATCATGTTGAGATTAAAGACATCAGAAAGCCTCCCCAACTCAAGGATCTGCATGTCTTTACGGGGCAGATTTCTAGGGTAACGGTACCGGTGATTGCTGTTTTGGGAACGGATTGCGCTTGTGGAAAAATGACCACTGCCAT encodes:
- a CDS encoding DUF1611 domain-containing protein is translated as MAIIKETALVYCEGQFGLLDGKTAAGLVRHSELYTILGVIDSLRSGGDAGEVLGGACNGIPIFANLDEALSQFPSVPDCYIYGKAPLEAYIPPHERQSILDAMEKGMTIINGLHQFFSDDAEFVHAAAQYHVEIKDIRKPPQLKDLHVFTGQISRVTVPVIAVLGTDCACGKMTTAIELNKVLNGLGLKSILVATGQTSLIQGARYGVSIDALTSQFVIG